Proteins encoded in a region of the Equus asinus isolate D_3611 breed Donkey chromosome X, EquAss-T2T_v2, whole genome shotgun sequence genome:
- the LOC123282471 gene encoding T-complex protein 11-like X-linked protein 2, whose product MDLLKQEAEHGALDVPHLSNYILNLMALLCAPARDEAVRKLKSITDPVQLLRGIFHVLGLMKMDMVNYTIRSLRPYLKEHSVQYERAKFQELLDRQPNLLECTTKWLTKAAADITPPSSSSPDSPGSSTMACALPNWAADNSELPSPTMVLYQGYLNLLLSDSDNEEFPETLLMDRIRLQEMESQLRQLTILTSVLLVARSFSGNVLFNSPEFVDKLKCITKALTEEFNSRPEEAMLSVSEQVSLEIQQGLKSMGLSALSSKNTASLTGQLQNIAKKENRVRTIVVFLLAHRSADPFVSQMLFGPWLAGISARLPWRPYSHQGGVGRPGLEVCQSDASQSAGI is encoded by the exons ATGGATCTCCTCAAGCAGGAAGCAGAACATGGGGCCCTGGATGTCCCTCATCTCTCTAACTACATTCTTAATTTGATGGCCCTGCTATGTGCACCAGCCCGAGATGAAGCAGTGCGCAAACTAAAGAGCATAACAGATCCTGTGCAGTTACTGAG GGGTATCTTCCATGTTCTGGGCCTGATGAAAATGGACATGGTAAACTATACCATCCGGAGTCTTCGACCTTACCTGAAGGAACATTCCGTCCAGTATGAACGAGCTAAATTCCAGGAGCTCCTCGACAGGCAGCCCA ATCTCCTTGAATGCACCACAAAATGGCTAACCAAAGCAGCAGCAGACATCACTCCACCATCTTCGAGTTCTCCTGACTCTCCCGGCTCCTCCACTATGGCCTGTGCACTTCCAAATTGGGCAGCTGACAACTCGGAGCTCCCCAGTCCCACAATGGTGCTATACCAGGGTTACCTGAACCTTCTTCTCTCGGATTCTGACAATGAAGAATTCCCTGAG ACTTTGCTGATGGACAGAATCCGGCTGCAGGAGATGGAGTCCCAGTTGCGCCAGTTAACCATCCTGACCTCAGTCTTGCTAGTGGCCAGAAGTTTCTCTGGTAATGTTTTATTCAACTCACCTGAATTTGTGGATAAACTGAAATGCATAACCAAGGCCCTGACAGAGGAATTTAACTCCAG GCCTGAAGAGGCTATGCTGAGTGTGAGTGAACAAGTGTCTCTGGAAATCCAACAAGGCCTCAAAAGCATGGGTCTCTCTGCCCTGAGCAGCAAAAACACAGCATCTCTTACAGGCCAACTCCAGAACATCGCCAAGAAGGAGAACCGTGTTCGTACCATCGTTG tgtttttgcttGCTCACAGATCAGCGGATCCGTTTGTTTCTCAAATGCTGTTTGGTCCGTGGCTAGCAGGAATCTCTGCTAGACTTCCCTGGAGGCCTTATTCTCATCAAGGGGGAGTTGGCAGACCTGGGCTGGAAGTTTGTCAATCTGATGCGTCACAATCAGCAGGTATTTAG